DNA from Solanum stenotomum isolate F172 chromosome 3, ASM1918654v1, whole genome shotgun sequence:
AATCTGGCATTTAAACCTTGAATTTTTGCAAGACCAAGTTTATTTCTGCAGACCAAATTTTCTTTCAGTATATAATTATTTCCTCCCAAGTCCCACAACAGCTCTTGCTCACTGTGTAATTATAACTCGCAAACCACAAAATATAAACCACACACTAAGCAACATCtattagcaaaaataatgcatgttAGCTATGTGTATAGTCTCTTGtttgattttactttttcatgctatgtatatattattaaccctcaaaagcacttttacatctacataagaaataatctatacataactaatacaagcatttTTAATAATACATTATTTTAATACACTACCAAACAACCCAATCATTCCCCAacaaagtattaaaaaaaaattggactaAGAATTGTAGAGCTTTACCCCGTGAGGGGAGCCCTTGCAAAAATTCTCAACGGCCAAGGCAGAACCAAGGCCGAAGAGGGGGTTTGGAAATAGTTTTCAACCAGCAATAGACGCGCCTCGGTTAGAACCTCACTAGCTGCGTCATTGCCCCAAGCGCAAAGATGATTTCAACCATCTATTACCTTAGCTTTTTATAATCTTCGCTTACATCCGCTTTCACTTATTTCCCGATATGGGACCATTACTTTGATACTCACTGGTTGAAATGGATTGTTTAATGGAGTTCTCTTGgacaaaaagattgaataagAGGTGTCCTACAAATTGGAACAAAGGAACTAACAAgttcaatatttttatgaacTTAAAAGCTTATCCAAATACCGTCGTAACTTTAGCTCCCGCTTGAACATGCATTTtacttgagaaaaaataaaattttataagtgGAAGTACTAAAAACCCAAAAACTGACTAGTTATGGGgagtttgaaaaaatatttaaagattttgattttcaaaatctaaTCAAATGTCAATAAgatactacaacaacaaattcATTGTAATCCCACAAATGGAGTTCAGGGAAGATAGAATATACACAGACCCTACCCTTACCTCGTAGAGATAGATAGACTATTTTGATGGACCTCGCCTTACGACAAAGCATATACAAGCAGTTTGAAAAAGGGtatacaaaaataagagcagtaacaataacaaaataatgtgTAGATCAGTACAACATATAGTGTATGCATAgtatgacaaaaaataatgtgatattcgtagcacaaaaaaaatataggtAGTAGCCCCTCCCccctctaaaaaataattcgAGAATAATGTTAATACTATCGGTAAGGATGGATGTCCAAGTACCACCACCAAGCTTATCCGCTCAACTACCAACTAAACTTCTACCCTAATTCTCAACCTTCAAATAGGGGTGGACATTCGATTCTTCagttcatttctttcaaattttgattatttttttccaatggTGCTCACCGAATACCATACCAAACAACTTCTGTTTGGTTCAATATTCTACGAATAATATACAATATGACACATCATCTTCGATATATCGCGTCAGTTTATCCATGACCAGTAAAAAATGAAACGATCTAAAGCCCGATCCCTAATGCAATCCTATCATGGCCAAACACAAAAAACTGCTCCCAAAATCTATGACTAACGCTAGctaaaaattttgacaaaaatgccCCATGTTTCACTTTCACCAGGCCTCTTTATGTTTCATTAACGTGAAAAATGGACTGGGCCCAGTTGACAAAGTGAAGGCTAAAGTGGGCCTAACATACGCGCTCCACGCGTTGCCGTATTTGCAGAAACAATTCGTTCGGTTTACTTCTCACTGTTAACCAGTGAGTCAAATACTGTAACCACTGATTTAGACTTGACTCAATCTCCTCTTTCATCAATTCACAAAGCCAAAATTCAGATTCAGGCGATAAATTCTTGCGATTCTTCAATTCCTCCGGTGATCAATTTCACCAGAAGCGAATAGATATGAACTTTCCCTAATTTTGAATggaaaccctaaccctaaatttcattttttctattagaTCTTCATGTTGTGCGCTTCTTCAATTCCAGTTGTGTCTTTTCTTTTCCGGTGGGTGAGCGATCAAAGCCCCTTATAATCTACGCCTGATCGTTGAGTTTTGTTGATTTGAAGACGGGTAGGTGAGTTGGTTGCCCTAACTATTTATGGTTTGCATGAATTTGAAACGTAATTGATGTTGTATTGGTTTAGAATTATAGTACAGAATTGGGTTTGGCgagaaaaatatgaaagaaggAACCGTTGATCTTTTTAGCAGTTTATAGATTGTATAGATAATTGTTTTAAGGAATGGGAAGCTCAGAAACGGAAGGAGGAATGTTGGAATGCGATACTGGAAGTATTGTTTGGGTCCGAAGGCGAAATGGGTCATGGTGGCCTGGTAAAATATTGGGGACTAATGAGCTTTCTGCTACTCATCTGATGTCTCCACGATCTGGAACTCCAGTCAAGCTTCTTGGCAGGGAAGATGCTAGTGTGTAAGTCCCTTTTTCGAtgatctttttctctttctgaaagactttcaattttgttgaaaaatatgaCACCAGTATGTACTCAGCCTTATTACTGCATGTTGGTTGTTGAAGACTTGTAATTGAAACAACTTTTGTATTACTATGGTTTTTTATGACAAACATGGGAGTCTTTATTGCAGAGAAATATAAGTTCACGGTAAAAGTTGGACTAAATGCAGTTATAACTGTATGTCAGATAGTTGACGATTAGAGTTGTTTGCTTCATCAAGATAGGTGAAGTAAATTCTGCCTCCGGGGCACTCGTCCAATGGCAAAGGTAGCACAATATGGCATTTGAGCTAGGCTCACTGTCGTGAATATTTAAAAGAGGCAGGGTGTCGTATGGTAAATTAGATGAAAATGAGTGGTCTCACTAGTTCTTTGGCATTGGTAGCGTAGATTCTTAAGCTGGAGGCTATCAGTAACAGCTACACTACACACTGGATGGATTCGGATGCCAAATTTATTTATAGTGGTTGAAGAAATTCCTTTTGCTTTGTGCAGACTGAAAGGAAATGTTGTGCGTAGATTTTTGTTAGGGCAATGCCCTAtgtttatcttcttctttgatAGCAAATGGATCGCATTTTTCCACAGTTTATATTCATGATAGGCCTTTTTCTCACAATCTATTGGTTGAGACCAAAGCATGCAAAGTTTATTGATTGAGTCTAGCTTGACTGAAACTCTGGAAACTCTAAAACTCCCACTCCCACGCAATTGAGAGGAAAAGAAGATAGAGCGTGAGAGGAAGAAAGGGAAAAGTTGCTACCTTGCTTGGAATTTGGAAAACAGGAGTGGGCTTTACTACtgatttacaaaaaaattgggGATGGGGGATGGACTTCTCCTCAAATCTCTCAGCCAGGCTATGGTGATGCTAGGGGAAAACTTACTTTTAGTGGGGGACCCTAAACATTCGTAGTTGTTACAGAGTTCTAACTTTGggattaaatttaatttattcaatatATAACTCTTTTTGGTACTGGAATATctcttaattcatttttatgcACAAGGATTTTTTACCCATGTAATAGGCCAGACATTTGGGCTTAAtctccttttttgcttgttctcTCTAAGAGAAGAGTCTGCCTTTTGCATGAATTACTGGTAAAGTTTGTTAACCATTTGGCCTGGTGATGGGGTTTACTTTTGTTGGACAAATTGCTGTTTGCTTATCCTGGAAAGTGGGTTCATTGTGGTCCCATACTGCCTTTTTAATGGTTGAGACCTTTGAAAGTGTCAATTGTGATGATAAGAGGTAAAAGAACTGTAAAATTTCACATGTTCAAGATAAATGAAATAGGTAAGAACAAAGAAGCCAAAGATGACTAATAATGCCATATTTTAATTGCTCTGTTCACTCTTAATTTCTAGAAATGTTGTTAGTAATTGGTCGAATACTGCATTTTCGTTCCCAATGCCCTCTTATCTTTATTACTTGTGGCTAATATGTACAAACAGCTTATACTCGTAGTATGGTCTGTCATGGTATTTCTCTTTCTTACCAGGGATTGGTATAACTTGGAGAAGTCAAAACGTGTCAAAGCATTTCGTTGTGGTGAATTTGATGATTGTATTAAACGGGCTGAAGCTTCCCAAGGTATGCCTccaaagaaaagagagaaatatgCACGTCGAGAAGATGCTATACTTCATGCTCTTGAACTTGAGAGGCTTTTGTTAGACAAAAAATATGGAGCAGGTTATTCATCCACTGATAAGAACAATAAATCTACTGCTGATTTTGTTGGAAGAGAGTCTTTGACGTCATCAGAATACCCGGAAAATGGGAATGGGAGACACATAGGACCTAAGTGCCATCAAGTTTCTACTAGATCTGTTGCCTCCCTTGAGGACAAGAAAGCATTAAATATTTTGACCACAGAGGTACCCAAAGATCGAAATCAACTTAGTGGGGATGTTGATAATTCTGGTGTACTTCCGAGAATGAGAGGTTTACAAGATTTTGGTCTTAGTACTGCTCCTTCTGAACATAATCATTCTCTATCACTTGCTTTAAGTGGTACAGACCAACTTGTGCTTGATAGCAGTGCTCGTGCTGTTCCTGATGAGAGTAATAATGCAGAAGGCCTGGTTAATGTTGAGAAAAGAAGCACATTGGAGAAAAGGAAACCATCAGATGATGCGTTGGTAGAAGACGTCCTTGTCAAGAGGCGCGATAGGCGCCGCCCTCTTGCTCATGTTTTGCAGAGTTCTGAAAATTTGCCAGTTTCTCTCCCTCAGCCGGAGCCAGCTTCCATTTCCACCTCTGGTACAGGAAAGGAACTGCCTCAAGTTGAATCACTTACAAAGAATATCAGTTTTAGGTATCTGGCAGTTGAACCTAGCAACAGTTTATGTGTTGACGAGAGTCATCAATCCCAGATTGAATTTCCAACATTGAAGACTGAAGATAACAATTGTTCTCATCCTGTTGTCTTGTGTGAACAGAATGGTTGTGGTTCAACAGAGTTCACTGAAACTGATTCAACCGAGTCAGATTCTCTGGAATCAGATACCGATGATGAGTTGGCTACACTCTCAGGTTCTCCATTTTTTCTCTTCACCCTTGACCCTTATATGTGCAtcatttacttattatttttctccAGTTGAAGATAAAAGAAATTACAAGTTAAGAAATGAAGCAGAATTATACTATTGAAATCTTTGATCCTTATTGCTCcaaaagttaaatatttggAGTCCTTGAAGATTACATGGATTAgctgaactatttttttttttggataaggtaaataatattattaacaATGGGAATGAAAGAAGATATTATTAGCTGaactatgtcatttttttaatgcCTGAGTCACTTTTTGCATGAACTACTCTTTGTTTAGTAGAAAGTGCTGAATTTTTCTCAAGGAACATTTCGTCTTTTGTGTTCATCCCTTTCTGTGCATCAAATTATAACTTATACTCCGGAACTACAAAACAAATTATAACTAGTACTCCATTTTCTGGTTCTTTCTATTAGTACGCATGTTTTCCCATGACCATTGTCATTCTTGTTGGCAGATGAGTCAAAAGGCTTGTACTGGGAATTTTAGGGTAGAAACTTCTTCATAACCAGTGAGCAAGCCCAATGGAGTTGTCTAAGCATGTGCAAGTTCAATTAGGGACTTCCCTGTGCATTGATAGTCTAAGACACAATGCCATCCGAAAGATTTGACCTACCTGCTGAAGCGGATGATTTTCTTGTCTTAACTAATGTTATGTGGTTGGAGTTGTGGTGTTTTATATTCTGTTATGCGCCGGTACATTCTTCGGTGGAGTTTATTGAAAAGAGAATCAGAAGCATccattaaaatttatgaaaaaacttGGAAGCATCCAATAGAATAATTTAGGTCCCTTTCTTGACAACTTCTCTGGAAGGGATTGCCAGAATGGACCCATATTACTCTGGTTTACATTATCAGCTTGATTTTGGCAACTTCCTTGAATTTTACACCCATATAGTCGTATGTTTCTTTGAAAAGTAACTGATCAAACTTTGTATTAAGAATTAGTATGAAGAGGGTGCTTAGTacaaaatatctgaaagacgaAATAGACTTGAAAAAAAAGGTTTTACATAGAGAACaacctttctttctttcttttttttgagaaagggaAGAACCTATATGAAAGTTCACAGAATGCAGTATGATCTCTCAACATACAAGGACTTAGCCTTTTAGGTGAGCACAAGTACTATTTGTGATTTGTCCAATTCTAGTTGACTCTTGTTGCTAGGTGGAACAGcgggttgtgacctttttgtATTCAGGTTTTAAACTTGTAGTGGTTTACCCTTCTCAATAACACTTATCCAGGAAAAAATGCTTTACCCTTCTCAATAACACTTATCCGGGAAAAAAATGCTTGAAGTTACTTTGTCGAGTTCCCTTCCATCCATATCTGTTGACTTATTATACGAAAAATGTAGCAGTGTCTGTTGTGTGTAGCTATTACAGTTTGCTGCTTGCTCAATTTTCCTGTTCTTCTACCATAGAATAGTTTATTGGTAGTTTGCTTCATAGTCATACTTGGGATTGACTTCTTGGTGAACTCGCATCGTTACTAGTTCTCGATATACAATGCTAGAAGTTAGGTATGGTGCAGAtcattttttatcataattttggTGTTAAATGGGTGGTATAATGCATTAATGTTGCCGTGAACTCCAAAATACCTTTTCTGACGCCCCTGGGTCCATGTTCCATTTTACAACCCATTACCCTTATATACATTGCACATTAGCTTATGAAGgaaaaatacattatacatcGATTCTTCCATGCATATTGCTGCTTGAAATTCCTATGGCAACAATAAATGAGATCACCCATCTTCAGGTGGCCTTTTTTCTCCCATTAAATAGAGAGGGCAAGTGAAGAATAATTTGCTTAGGTAGGCTAATGTAGTTTGTTTGATGTGCAGATGGTGCTGTATCTATAGAATTAGAACCCAAATATCTTGGAAGATCTGAAGCACTACCTGAACATGGTAGCATGAGCAGCGAGGAGGTTGATGATTTTACACTCGCAGATGGCACTTCTCATCCTTGTCATCAGGAATCTGCCTCTTCTGGTTTTGGGGTGTCTAAATGGAAACTAAAAGGGAAAAGGAATAACCGAAGTCTTAACAAGAGGCCTATTGATTCTTTTGATGGAGATCTTGCAAGGAGACCCAGTCATATGTCCACTTTCAAAGAAAAGGGAGGTTATGCTTGTCTTCAGGATGATGTGGTTACAAACTCCAGTGTCCAAATGGCTGGATATGGATCTAAAGCTCCGGGTAGGGCTAGCCGAAACATGTTGAGTTGGGGGGATTTGGCTTGGGATGATCAACCTTCAATTAGAGGATACTGGGAGGAGGCTGACGAATATTTTGATCCTATGAATAGCTACCGTCATGTTGGTGGCAGGACCATGCTGGTAGATGTAGATCTGAAAGTCCAGTCAAGTTATCAGAGAGAACATGTGCCTATGATTTCATTGATGAGTAAGCTAAATGGGCAGGCAATAATCGGGCATCCTATCCAAGTTGAAACCCTTGCAAACGGTTCTACTGACAGCTTCCTTGGGGATATTGATAATTATCCAGAAACATTGGGTTATGATCCGTCACTCCAACCTACATGGAGAACTGCTCGCCGGACTGCCAATGTTCGTGTTCCAAGGCCACATGTATCATCAGCAAAAGATAATCCTGAAGGAATCAAGCATGTCCAGGGTTCTGATCATCACAGAAATGTTCGAAAAGCTACTGTACAGAAGGCAAGCACTACGAGGAAGGCCACTTCCCGGCCTCCCATAGAAAGAACATTTTCAAGAAAGCCAGGGAAAAAGGTTAGTTTATCTTCTAACCAAAAGATAAGGACGCTTTCTTCGATAGCCTCACAGCAGAAACAAAGTAGTGATTCCAACAGTTATCAAGTGGATGGGGCACTCAAACAAGAGACACTACCAACTGTTGTAGCTTGTATTCCGGTAAAGTTAGTCTTCAGTAGGTTGAATGAGGAGTTAGTGGGCCGTCGTCCATAATAATTTTGTAGCATGGGCTAAAGGAAGGCAATACAGGCAATAATATACAAGTAACATGtaaaattttacaagaaataaTCTTATACTTGCTAGTACATCCATCTCTTGCTAATCTTTTTGTCCAGGCAAATGCAGTCTCATGTCCCCCGGCTTGAATGTTAAAGGCAAAGCAGGTAGGCTCTGCTTTGGGACTCTGTTTAGTATGTTAACTTAGTTGTATATTGGGTTTCCTTATGTAATTTTTCTCCTTAGTTTTCAAGGCATGGGATCGTGTGGTGCTCTGAGGTTGGATAGACAGGTTTTAGGTGCTTTTTCGTATATATGAGATTATGAATGTACATGTATAACAGAAACTATACTATGACTTGGTGCCACAAACTTTGGTGGCTTTAACTCTGCAACTTACTTGCTGAAAAAAAATACACCTTTTCTCTGCAATATCCGCCAGCTTGCCTTAGCATGGTATGGGGTTGCTCAAATTCAGCTATGTTCCGAAGAATTTGACTCAGTTGAAGGTACTTCTTTTGTGATAAGTTTATTTGTTAGTACTTTGGAATGTTATGTACATAAGTGTGTTACCCAAACGGGCAATGcattatgtttgtataattcacgcTTCTTTGTTCATTACATATTTTTTGACGGGgcgtttttcttttttgtttttttgatgtgACATTCATTAAAATTTGCTCTTCAACTATCCTAAAAGGTCTAGATTTATACATGAAATTGTgtgatttcaattttattttagcCACCATCatcattattttaaatcaattatACCCATAACAATAAATCTTCTTCACTCTTCAGATATCACttgaagaaccgttaccccaCCACCACTTCACTCACGTAAGAAATACACAAAAATCACCCAATATCTCACACCTTCATTTTTGCCATTGTTTTATAGTTGTATTGATGAAGTTTCGATAGAGGTGAAGATTTCGTGGCTCGATTTGAGAGTGGTTTATTTGAAGTTAGGGTATAGATTCATAGGTTATGAGGAAGAAGACGATGTTGCTATCACCGAATAGTGAGCTTCTTTTGCTCTTCAGGCACTTGAACCTGCTTGGATTACATCTCGATGACAAATAGAAGTAGGCCGACAGACAATTCAGATAACTCGAGTTTCGATAACTATAAAAAGAACTTTCTAGTTCTGACCATCGTTGTCACAGAAGTATAATCGTGTTACAAagttttattcttaataaataagaaaatatttgaatcaATCTTGTAAGGCGAAGAGTATATCTAACCCAACTTTTAACATAGggaaaatttaaataatgtCACAAAAATTTAAGAGCAGTTATGAACCTTCTTGTAGGGTGGTttacaataaaatttatttacacctattatttatactaaattaatGAATGCAAAACATATATATCTTCAATGCACATTTTATACTTAATGGcgaataaataataaaatgtgtTCTCTCATTAAATTACTCAATTTGATGTAAATATTGTGTTTGTGCAAGTACTTAGCAGTGCgaacataaataaatatcaNtaatgataataataaaataataataataatgataataataaaataataataataaaataaaataaaatataataataaaataaaataataagaatgattaaaaaaaataaaataataataataataataataataattcaatatgggcaatttggaaattgtataaaagaattaagggcaaaaacgtaatatacttggtcaacataaaaggacttttaagttaaaaaaaaaaaaagctcccctcccctagcttttagcttttggcttaaaataagtcagtttttgacttaaaataagtcactttgataattgtcaaacactctaataagtcaaaaactggcttttaagccagtttgaccagcttaaaagcacatccaaacaggctctaaatCAATGAATGCAAGACATATATCTCTTCAATACACATTTTATACTTAATGGcgaataaataataaaatgtgtTCTCTCATTAAATTACTCAATTTGATGTAAATATTGTGTTTGTGCAAGTATTTAGCAGTGCGGACacaaataaatatcaaattaccCAACTACCCCTAGATATATGCAGAGTGCTCTCTCCACGGGGATAGACAATTTAGTCcaaataataagtaaattaCAACGGCTAATCTAATGAAATATAGCCGTTGGAGACAAAACCCTAGAATCCTCATACCGCAGACAAAAAACCTTCTGaagaaatttgtataaattcatcAATGAACTGAGAAGAACTTCATCaatccctctctctctctctctctctctctctctctctctatctcaAGCGAACAAGCAAGCGATTTCATCTcgtgatttatatttttctgtGCAATTATAACTGTTTCATTTGAATTTGTTTGTCTACaatctgattttgattttgCAGGGTTTGTTAATTAAGGATTTTGATTCTTTTGTTTGTTATCTTTGTTCTTGTCgatatttgtgtttttttctggTGCTAACTAATGGATGCAGGATCTTACTCTGGCTCATCAAATAAGAAACAGTCTCGTTGCCCTCTTCAGGAACAACTTCTTCAACGTAAAAATTCTCGTGATAATGTATGCATTCTAAACTCTGAGTCATTCTCTCTATTAGTCATTaattgtgtttgattagatgGGAATTGAGGGCGGGGGAGGGGATTACGAGGTGGGGAATTGAATTCTCACTAATAAAGTGAAAGTTCAGGTAGCTAACCCCAACTAAGCTACTAAGATTACCCTGTATCTCAAGAATTCATCTTGTCAATAAAGGGGATTTTGATAAAATGAGGATATGGGTTTTCAATAATTTGCCAATTTTGCTTTTGATCTGATTGAGCATCACTGATATGCCCTTGTTCTGTTATTGCCTTGTGTCAAATTATGTGGGTGGTTTGGGTGGAATGGGGGCTGAAACAT
Protein-coding regions in this window:
- the LOC125857778 gene encoding uncharacterized protein At1g51745; the encoded protein is MGSSETEGGMLECDTGSIVWVRRRNGSWWPGKILGTNELSATHLMSPRSGTPVKLLGREDASVDWYNLEKSKRVKAFRCGEFDDCIKRAEASQGMPPKKREKYARREDAILHALELERLLLDKKYGAGYSSTDKNNKSTADFVGRESLTSSEYPENGNGRHIGPKCHQVSTRSVASLEDKKALNILTTEVPKDRNQLSGDVDNSGVLPRMRGLQDFGLSTAPSEHNHSLSLALSGTDQLVLDSSARAVPDESNNAEGLVNVEKRSTLEKRKPSDDALVEDVLVKRRDRRRPLAHVLQSSENLPVSLPQPEPASISTSGTGKELPQVESLTKNISFRYLAVEPSNSLCVDESHQSQIEFPTLKTEDNNCSHPVVLCEQNGCGSTEFTETDSTESDSLESDTDDELATLSDGAVSIELEPKYLGRSEALPEHGSMSSEEVDDFTLADGTSHPCHQESASSGFGVSKWKLKGKRNNRSLNKRPIDSFDGDLARRPSHMSTFKEKGGYACLQDDVVTNSSVQMAGYGSKAPGRASRNMLSWGDLAWDDQPSIRGYWEEADEYFDPMNSYRHVGGRTMLVDVDLKVQSSYQREHVPMISLMSKLNGQAIIGHPIQVETLANGSTDSFLGDIDNYPETLGYDPSLQPTWRTARRTANVRVPRPHVSSAKDNPEGIKHVQGSDHHRNVRKATVQKASTTRKATSRPPIERTFSRKPGKKVSLSSNQKIRTLSSIASQQKQSSDSNSYQVDGALKQETLPTVVACIPVKLVFSRLNEELVGRRP